One Pullulanibacillus sp. KACC 23026 DNA segment encodes these proteins:
- a CDS encoding phospho-sugar mutase: MTEWTNAYQKWVSAEHLDPALKEQLEALAGNESLLEDSFYKALEFGTGGMRGEIGPGTNRINIYTVRKASEGLARYIVESGEEAIKRGVVIAYDSRHFSPEFAYEAAQTISNHGIQTYVFESLRPTPELSFAVRYLNAFSGIVVTASHNPPQYNGYKVYNETGGQLPPAEADRVIYFVNQVEDELAVEVGNLEALKEKGLLKVVGEEIDQAYQEQLKSIQQNPSVIDEVGDELKIVYTPLHGTGYKPVTEGLKNWGFKNVTVVKEQAVPDANFSTVKSPNPEEHEAFTLAIKEGKKHDADLLLATDPDADRVGLAVKNHEGEYIVLTGNQTGGLLLHYILSQKKEKGTLPENGIVLKTIVTSELGRTVASRFGIPTVDTLTGFKFIGEKIQEYNETGAHQFLFGYEESYGYLIGDFVRDKDAVQACLLAAEAAAYYKLQGKSLYDALLEVFDLYGYYQEGLTSMTLKGIEGNAQISRILQSFRDNPPTAVVGKQVRVMEDYKTSVRSDFSAAKEELIDLPKSNVLKFILEDNSWFCLRPSGTEPKIKFYYGVTGTSLDDAVTKLETLKEVVMGLVNQIA; this comes from the coding sequence ATGACAGAATGGACAAACGCTTATCAAAAATGGGTATCTGCCGAGCATCTCGACCCAGCGCTTAAAGAGCAGCTTGAGGCCTTAGCTGGAAACGAAAGCCTTTTGGAGGATAGCTTCTATAAGGCATTAGAATTTGGTACAGGCGGAATGCGTGGTGAAATTGGCCCGGGTACTAATCGTATCAATATCTATACGGTTCGAAAGGCTTCTGAAGGGCTTGCTCGTTACATTGTGGAATCTGGAGAAGAAGCGATCAAGCGCGGTGTGGTGATTGCCTATGATTCTCGCCATTTCTCACCTGAATTTGCTTATGAGGCAGCTCAAACGATTTCCAACCATGGCATTCAAACGTATGTCTTTGAATCCTTGCGCCCAACACCAGAGCTTTCATTTGCGGTTCGTTACCTCAATGCTTTTTCAGGGATTGTCGTTACAGCAAGTCATAATCCACCACAGTATAATGGCTACAAAGTTTACAATGAAACAGGTGGCCAGCTTCCTCCAGCAGAGGCTGACCGAGTGATTTACTTTGTTAATCAGGTTGAAGATGAACTCGCTGTTGAAGTAGGTAATCTAGAGGCTTTAAAAGAAAAGGGCTTGCTTAAAGTCGTTGGAGAAGAAATTGATCAAGCCTACCAAGAACAATTAAAATCGATTCAGCAAAACCCAAGTGTGATTGATGAAGTGGGAGATGAACTTAAAATTGTTTACACCCCATTACATGGGACGGGTTATAAGCCTGTAACAGAAGGTTTGAAAAACTGGGGATTCAAAAACGTCACGGTCGTAAAAGAACAAGCTGTACCCGATGCGAATTTTTCTACAGTGAAATCGCCTAACCCAGAGGAGCATGAGGCATTCACCCTTGCCATTAAGGAGGGTAAAAAGCACGATGCCGATCTTCTGCTGGCAACAGACCCTGATGCCGACCGTGTCGGATTGGCGGTAAAGAATCACGAAGGTGAATATATTGTATTGACAGGGAACCAAACGGGTGGTCTTTTGCTTCACTATATCTTGAGTCAAAAGAAGGAAAAAGGCACACTTCCTGAAAATGGGATTGTCTTAAAGACCATTGTGACAAGTGAGCTAGGGCGCACAGTCGCTTCACGCTTCGGTATTCCTACTGTTGACACTTTAACGGGATTTAAGTTTATTGGAGAAAAAATTCAAGAATATAATGAGACCGGTGCTCATCAGTTTTTGTTCGGTTATGAAGAAAGCTACGGCTACCTAATTGGAGATTTTGTAAGAGATAAGGATGCTGTTCAGGCTTGTCTCCTTGCTGCTGAGGCGGCGGCTTACTATAAGCTCCAAGGAAAATCGCTGTACGATGCTCTTCTTGAGGTGTTTGACCTGTACGGGTATTACCAAGAGGGACTGACTTCAATGACCTTAAAAGGGATCGAAGGAAACGCCCAAATTTCCCGCATCCTTCAGTCGTTCCGAGATAACCCGCCAACCGCGGTCGTAGGTAAACAAGTTCGTGTTATGGAGGATTATAAGACCTCTGTTCGTTCGGATTTTTCCGCAGCAAAAGAAGAATTAATTGATCTGCCAAAATCAAATGTTCTAAAGTTTATCCTAGAGGACAATTCATGGTTCTGCCTCCGCCCATCTGGGACTGAGCCTAAAATTAAGTTCTATTACGGCGTAACGGGAACCAGTTTAGACGATGCAGTCACCAAATTAGAGACTTTAAAAGAAGTAGTTATGGGACTCGTTAATCAAATTGCTTAA
- a CDS encoding bifunctional GNAT family N-acetyltransferase/carbon-nitrogen hydrolase family protein, which yields MPKLDLHHFEKKMEIRNIQLSDIDAILELQEVCFPGMDPWKREQLESHLAIFPEGQFCVTYEGQIIGSCSSLIINFDEYDNEHTWEEITDNGYITNHDPEGGNLYGIEVMVHPDFRRMKIGRRLYEARKNLVRRLNLKSIVIGGRIPGYSNYKDKLTPYQYMEEVVERNIYDPVLTFQLMNGFTVKRINAAYLPDDKDSAAYATLMEWNNVDYKRTPGRIYQTSLPVRICAIQYEMRKISSFADFAHQVEFFTDVAADYRADFAVFPELLTTQLMSFIEDKSPSAAVRHLATFTEDYIELFNNLSVKYNVNIVGGSHFVEEEGHIYNVAYLFRRDGTIDKQYKIHITPNERKWWGISPGNQVRIFDTDRGKVAILICYDIQFPELARYAVDQGANIIFSPFCTDDRQGYLRVRYCSQARAVENQIFTVIAGTVGNLPSVENMDIQYGQSGIFSPSDYSFPRDGIVGEASPNIETVVVGDVDLEILRRGRNMGTVTQLKDRRSDLFTLRIDEKMK from the coding sequence ATGCCAAAATTAGATCTGCATCATTTTGAAAAAAAGATGGAGATAAGAAATATTCAACTCTCAGATATTGATGCTATCTTGGAGCTCCAAGAAGTTTGTTTTCCGGGGATGGACCCTTGGAAGCGGGAACAGTTGGAAAGTCATCTTGCTATCTTTCCAGAAGGGCAATTCTGCGTGACGTATGAAGGGCAAATTATCGGCTCCTGTTCAAGTCTGATTATTAACTTTGATGAGTATGATAATGAGCATACATGGGAGGAAATCACAGATAATGGCTACATTACAAACCATGACCCAGAGGGAGGCAATCTTTATGGGATTGAGGTGATGGTGCATCCTGATTTTCGCAGGATGAAAATTGGTCGTCGATTATATGAAGCACGAAAGAATTTGGTTCGTCGTTTAAATCTTAAGAGCATTGTGATTGGAGGGCGAATCCCAGGCTACTCCAATTACAAAGACAAGCTTACACCGTATCAATATATGGAAGAAGTAGTGGAAAGAAATATATACGATCCTGTTCTGACCTTTCAATTAATGAATGGGTTCACGGTGAAACGGATCAATGCTGCCTATCTCCCCGATGATAAGGATTCTGCTGCTTATGCCACCCTTATGGAGTGGAACAATGTTGATTATAAAAGAACACCAGGGCGGATCTATCAAACTTCTCTGCCGGTTCGGATATGCGCTATCCAATATGAAATGAGAAAAATTTCAAGCTTTGCTGATTTTGCTCACCAAGTGGAGTTTTTTACCGACGTAGCCGCTGATTATCGAGCTGATTTTGCCGTCTTTCCTGAGCTCCTTACCACTCAGTTGATGTCTTTTATTGAGGACAAAAGTCCGAGTGCTGCTGTTCGGCATCTTGCAACATTCACCGAAGATTATATTGAACTGTTTAACAACTTATCGGTTAAATATAATGTGAACATAGTTGGCGGGTCTCATTTCGTGGAAGAGGAAGGCCATATTTATAATGTAGCTTATCTGTTTCGAAGAGATGGGACGATTGATAAGCAGTATAAAATCCATATAACACCAAATGAACGTAAGTGGTGGGGAATTTCACCAGGAAATCAAGTCCGCATTTTTGATACAGATCGCGGAAAGGTCGCCATCCTGATCTGTTACGATATTCAATTTCCCGAACTTGCTCGATATGCGGTTGATCAAGGAGCCAATATTATTTTTTCACCGTTTTGTACGGACGACAGGCAAGGCTATCTGCGAGTCCGATATTGCTCGCAGGCACGTGCGGTAGAGAATCAAATCTTTACGGTGATTGCTGGGACAGTAGGGAATCTTCCATCCGTAGAAAATATGGATATTCAATATGGCCAATCCGGTATTTTTTCACCATCTGACTATAGCTTCCCTAGAGATGGCATTGTAGGGGAAGCCTCTCCCAATATTGAAACTGTTGTGGTAGGAGATGTAGATCTTGAGATTCTGCGCCGCGGCCGAAATATGGGAACCGTCACACAGCTTAAAGACCGCAGGAGTGATTTGTTCACTCTTAGAATCGATGAAAAAATGAAATAA
- a CDS encoding HAD family hydrolase, which translates to MIRAFVFDFDGLILDTETLMFKATNEVYKEYKSSFPISIWGRLAGTHEDEFDLYVHFIEQTGASLTKEEFYEKRDALFNEMIKDEEVLPGVRELLEAGKEAGLKIALATSSGDQWAKKHLERLGLLAYFDCIVEANDVTEVKPNPELFLKACEGVGVKPSEAIAFEDSYHGAVAAKRAGLYCVVIPNEVTRELTFEDDVDLKLLSLADTNFKLLLDTLQISLNDESKGD; encoded by the coding sequence ATGATTAGGGCTTTTGTGTTTGATTTTGATGGGTTGATTTTGGATACGGAGACGCTTATGTTTAAGGCGACTAATGAGGTTTATAAGGAATATAAGAGTTCGTTTCCGATCAGTATTTGGGGGCGGCTTGCCGGAACCCATGAGGATGAGTTTGATCTTTATGTGCATTTTATTGAACAGACAGGGGCATCCCTTACGAAAGAGGAATTTTATGAGAAGCGAGATGCTTTGTTTAATGAAATGATTAAGGATGAAGAGGTGCTGCCAGGGGTTCGCGAGTTGCTTGAGGCTGGGAAAGAAGCGGGGCTTAAGATTGCTCTCGCAACAAGCTCGGGTGATCAGTGGGCGAAAAAACACCTTGAACGTCTTGGGCTGCTAGCTTACTTTGACTGCATTGTAGAGGCTAATGATGTAACGGAGGTTAAGCCAAACCCTGAGCTTTTCTTAAAGGCTTGTGAGGGAGTTGGCGTCAAACCAAGCGAAGCCATTGCGTTTGAAGATTCCTATCACGGAGCGGTTGCTGCCAAACGGGCAGGTCTTTACTGTGTCGTCATTCCTAACGAGGTAACGCGCGAGTTAACCTTTGAAGACGATGTTGATCTCAAATTGCTTTCTCTTGCTGACACTAATTTCAAATTACTTTTGGATACACTTCAGATCAGTTTAAATGATGAATCAAAAGGAGATTGA
- a CDS encoding CBS domain-containing protein — translation MTKTIKELMTKDVISVSPGQSIQEAAKLMSQYNVGALPVVENNQLKGIITDRDITLRSTAKGGTGNETVSDCMSSHSLVSGTPDMSADEATQVMAQHQIRRLPIVDQNQLVGMVALGDLATTYESQSEAGEALQSISTPSEPQ, via the coding sequence ATGACAAAAACAATCAAAGAATTGATGACAAAAGACGTCATTTCTGTTTCACCGGGGCAAAGTATTCAAGAAGCAGCCAAGCTTATGAGTCAATATAATGTTGGGGCACTTCCCGTTGTGGAGAATAATCAGCTCAAAGGGATTATTACAGACCGTGACATTACCTTGCGCTCTACCGCGAAAGGTGGAACCGGGAACGAAACCGTTTCCGATTGCATGTCCAGTCATAGCCTTGTATCGGGTACTCCGGATATGTCGGCTGACGAAGCGACACAGGTTATGGCCCAACATCAAATACGCCGCTTGCCAATTGTGGACCAAAACCAACTCGTGGGGATGGTTGCTCTCGGTGACTTGGCGACGACTTACGAATCTCAGAGTGAAGCAGGAGAAGCCCTTCAGTCTATTTCCACACCGTCTGAACCTCAATGA
- the yhbH gene encoding sporulation protein YhbH: protein MKRYAVSEEHWDLHRKGHQDQQRHLEKVKKAIKDNLPDLVSEESIIMSDGKGITRIPIRSLDEYKIRYNADKQKRVGQGDGTTKEGDVLAKLPGQPSNQPGKGPGKPGEKPGVDYYEADVSMMDIEEALFKELELPNLKPKEEVEIVSEHIEFNDIRKKGLMGNVDKRRTILEAIKRNAMKGKATVAPIQEDDLRFKTWDEEPKEESRAVVIAIMDTSGSMGNWEKFMARSFFFWMVRFLRTQYEKVEIAFIAHHTEAKVVSEDDFFNKGESGGTICSSAYVKALELINEKYTPSRYNIYPVHFTDGDNLTSDNKKCQDLVEQLTTLAGFFAYGEINPYNRRSTLMSAYDRIQAEGFRHFILKQKKDVYHALKHFFSKQEE, encoded by the coding sequence ATGAAGCGCTACGCGGTTTCGGAAGAGCATTGGGATCTCCACCGTAAGGGCCATCAGGACCAACAACGGCATTTGGAGAAGGTTAAGAAAGCTATAAAGGATAATTTACCTGATTTGGTTAGTGAAGAAAGCATTATTATGTCAGATGGAAAAGGTATTACACGTATTCCCATTCGGTCACTTGATGAGTACAAAATTCGTTACAATGCAGATAAACAAAAGCGCGTTGGTCAGGGAGATGGCACCACGAAGGAAGGCGATGTGTTAGCTAAGCTTCCCGGCCAACCGTCCAATCAGCCTGGCAAAGGACCAGGGAAACCTGGTGAAAAACCGGGTGTTGATTATTATGAAGCGGATGTTTCCATGATGGATATTGAAGAAGCCCTCTTTAAAGAGTTGGAGCTTCCGAACTTGAAGCCAAAAGAAGAAGTTGAAATTGTTTCTGAGCATATAGAATTTAACGATATTCGGAAAAAAGGTTTAATGGGTAATGTAGACAAACGGCGGACGATCCTTGAGGCGATCAAACGGAACGCCATGAAGGGAAAGGCAACGGTCGCACCCATCCAGGAAGATGACTTGCGCTTTAAAACTTGGGATGAGGAACCGAAAGAAGAAAGTCGGGCCGTGGTTATTGCGATTATGGATACGAGCGGTTCGATGGGCAACTGGGAAAAGTTCATGGCACGAAGCTTCTTTTTCTGGATGGTCCGTTTCTTAAGAACTCAATACGAGAAGGTCGAAATTGCATTTATAGCACACCATACTGAGGCGAAAGTGGTATCAGAAGATGACTTTTTTAATAAAGGAGAGAGCGGTGGCACCATCTGTTCCTCGGCCTATGTAAAAGCATTAGAGCTTATTAATGAGAAATATACACCGTCTCGTTATAATATTTATCCCGTTCATTTTACAGACGGTGATAACCTCACATCCGATAATAAAAAATGTCAAGACCTTGTGGAACAGCTGACAACCCTCGCTGGCTTCTTTGCATACGGCGAAATCAACCCATACAATCGCCGCAGCACTTTAATGAGTGCCTACGACAGAATCCAAGCAGAAGGCTTTCGCCACTTTATCCTCAAACAAAAAAAAGACGTCTACCACGCCCTAAAGCACTTCTTCTCAAAGCAGGAAGAGTGA
- the lepB gene encoding signal peptidase I codes for MENEQRKPAKKEKNEVFEWIKALAVAVIIAIVIRSFIFTNYVVEGESMMPNLQNGNRLIVNKVDYHVTQPKRFDVIIFHATPTEDYVKRVIGLPGDTVEYKNDTLYINGKAIAEPYLDAYKKKTSGNLTWDFNLKKVTGKTVVPKGKLFVMGDNRQNSVDSRVFGFVDESKVVGKVDLRYWPLNEFGTIKK; via the coding sequence ATGGAAAATGAACAAAGAAAACCAGCGAAAAAAGAAAAAAATGAAGTCTTTGAATGGATTAAAGCACTAGCCGTTGCCGTTATTATTGCGATTGTTATACGCAGTTTTATATTCACCAATTATGTGGTGGAAGGCGAATCCATGATGCCAAACCTTCAGAACGGCAACCGCCTGATCGTTAACAAGGTGGATTACCATGTCACACAGCCAAAACGGTTTGACGTGATTATTTTTCATGCCACTCCAACAGAGGATTATGTAAAACGTGTTATAGGTCTCCCAGGAGATACGGTGGAATATAAAAACGATACGCTTTATATCAATGGGAAGGCAATAGCGGAGCCTTATTTAGATGCGTATAAGAAGAAAACGAGCGGCAATCTGACATGGGATTTTAACCTGAAAAAAGTAACGGGTAAAACAGTCGTTCCTAAAGGGAAGTTATTTGTAATGGGAGATAATCGTCAGAACAGTGTAGACAGTCGGGTGTTTGGTTTTGTCGATGAAAGTAAAGTAGTTGGTAAGGTTGATTTGCGTTATTGGCCGCTGAATGAATTTGGCACTATAAAGAAATAA
- a CDS encoding PrkA family serine protein kinase, with amino-acid sequence MDFLKRVKDYRDQEDQLKWEGTFAEYLELIKEKPWIAQSAHTRVYNMLKDSGITEEDGRKIYHFFDNQIFGLEESLERLVEEYFHPAAKRLDVKKRILLLMGPVSGGKSTIVTLLKRGLEAFSRTDEGAVYAIKDCPMHEDPLHLIPPALRDDFYKEYGIRIEGSLTPLNALRVEQEYGGRIEEVPVERILFSEENRVGIGTFSPSDPKSQDIADLTGSIDFSTIAEYGSESDPRAYRFDGELNKANRGMMEFQEMLKCDEKFLWHLLSLTQEGNFKAGRFALISADELIVAHTNEAEFRSFMSNKKNEALHSRIMVMPIPYNLKVSQEERIYQKMIDQSDLVDVHIAPHALKAAAIFSILTRLKPSSIRGIDPMKKLKLYDGEHVEGFNEVDVAELKAEHPEEGMSGIDPRYVINRISSAIIKKEVPSINALDVLRSLKDGLDQLPSLTKEERESYLNYIAMARREYDELAKQEVQKAFVYSYEESAKTLMNNYLDNVEAFCNKNKIHDPITGEEMDPDEKLMRSIEEQIGISENAKKTFREEILIRISAYARKGKRFDYQSHDRLREAIQKKLFADLKDVVKITTSTKTPDETQLKRMNEVIARLIDEHGYNSTSANELLRYVGSLLNR; translated from the coding sequence ATGGATTTTCTTAAGAGAGTAAAAGATTATCGTGACCAAGAAGATCAGTTAAAGTGGGAAGGGACCTTTGCCGAGTATTTGGAATTAATCAAAGAAAAGCCTTGGATTGCGCAATCCGCTCATACAAGAGTCTACAATATGCTTAAAGATTCTGGAATTACTGAAGAGGATGGCAGAAAAATTTATCATTTCTTTGATAACCAAATTTTTGGGCTTGAAGAGTCGCTTGAGCGATTGGTGGAGGAGTATTTTCATCCTGCAGCAAAACGATTGGATGTTAAAAAACGTATATTATTATTGATGGGACCAGTTAGCGGCGGGAAATCGACCATTGTGACTCTTTTAAAAAGGGGGTTAGAGGCATTTTCACGAACGGATGAAGGGGCAGTATATGCCATTAAAGATTGTCCGATGCATGAAGATCCGCTGCATTTAATACCCCCTGCGTTAAGGGATGATTTTTACAAGGAATATGGAATCCGCATAGAGGGCAGTCTAACTCCGCTGAATGCCTTGCGCGTTGAACAGGAATATGGTGGCCGGATTGAAGAAGTGCCGGTTGAGAGGATCTTATTTTCTGAGGAAAATCGGGTAGGTATAGGGACGTTCAGTCCGTCAGATCCTAAATCTCAAGATATTGCTGATCTTACAGGGAGCATTGATTTCTCGACCATTGCGGAGTATGGTTCTGAGTCAGATCCGCGTGCTTATCGTTTCGATGGGGAGCTCAACAAGGCTAATCGCGGGATGATGGAGTTCCAAGAAATGCTTAAGTGTGATGAAAAATTTCTTTGGCATTTGCTTTCACTCACTCAAGAAGGAAATTTTAAGGCGGGACGATTTGCCCTTATCTCTGCTGATGAGTTAATTGTGGCTCATACGAATGAAGCGGAGTTCCGGTCTTTTATGAGTAATAAAAAGAATGAGGCCTTGCATTCACGGATCATGGTTATGCCGATTCCTTATAATCTTAAAGTGAGTCAAGAAGAGCGGATTTATCAAAAAATGATTGATCAAAGTGATCTTGTGGATGTGCATATTGCTCCGCATGCGCTTAAGGCTGCTGCCATTTTCTCGATTCTAACGAGACTAAAGCCGTCCTCCATTCGCGGCATTGATCCTATGAAGAAGCTCAAGCTTTATGATGGTGAGCATGTCGAAGGATTTAATGAAGTGGATGTAGCCGAATTAAAAGCTGAACATCCAGAAGAAGGCATGTCGGGGATTGACCCAAGGTATGTTATCAATCGTATTTCCTCAGCGATAATAAAGAAAGAGGTTCCGTCCATTAATGCACTCGATGTGCTCCGATCTTTAAAGGACGGTCTCGATCAACTTCCTTCCTTGACGAAAGAGGAGAGGGAAAGCTATTTGAACTATATTGCGATGGCAAGACGGGAATATGACGAGCTGGCTAAGCAAGAGGTGCAAAAAGCGTTTGTTTATTCGTATGAGGAGTCCGCTAAGACCTTAATGAATAATTATCTCGATAATGTCGAAGCTTTCTGTAATAAAAATAAAATACATGATCCAATCACAGGTGAAGAGATGGATCCTGATGAGAAGCTCATGCGCTCTATTGAAGAACAAATTGGCATTTCTGAAAATGCCAAGAAGACCTTTAGGGAAGAAATTCTCATTCGTATTTCGGCCTACGCTCGGAAAGGAAAACGTTTTGATTATCAATCCCACGATCGCCTTCGCGAAGCTATACAGAAGAAGTTGTTTGCTGACCTTAAGGACGTGGTGAAAATTACAACCTCGACAAAGACGCCGGATGAAACGCAGCTTAAACGGATGAATGAGGTCATTGCCCGGCTTATTGATGAACATGGTTACAATTCTACTTCAGCAAATGAACTTTTGCGTTACGTAGGCAGTCTTTTGAACCGGTAG